The genomic DNA AGATGGCGCCTTCCATAGACGGTTGGCATCTGCTAGAATCTTCACGGTGGAGGACTTCTGCCGTTTATATATTACTAATCCTACCTCACTACGCAAAGTAAGATTAATGGTCTGCACTTCTAAATTATTTAACCTATTTATATGAGCATTGGCAACTTTTGTTTTGGACAAGTCAGTATAACCCTGTATCCCAATTCCTCTAGGTGCTCGGTGGTGGGATTTCTAACAGAACATGGGAAACAATCACTGAACATGCTACTCGTTGCACTGTAGATGATAAAATTTACCTTTATCGTGGAGCTGCAGGAAGGGTTCTGCTTGTCTTTAATTCCATCTGGAAGGCAATTGGAGCAATATTTGATGACCAAAATTTTCAGAACTTGGATAAACTCGCTCCATATCAGATGGTTTGTACTCCTAATTTAACCTTTTTATTGGCGTTGCTCCTAATAGATCATTATTCTCCATAATACCCCACATAAATAAAAGTTACTTAATCATGCAGAGAGGGGAAGTGGATGGGAAATTCTTAATAGGCTGCCGCTCGGTTGAtatgttatttttttaaaattgattGTGCAAGATCTCCGCACTAATTATAAAACATTCACCGGAGTAGAAGGCATGCTTTAAAAATACCCAGGGTTTCCCCCTCGAGGCATACACTTCACATATATTTGCAATATATTCACCTCTTAAATTGCACATCGAATTCAGCAATATTTGGCCAAAGTAGGCAAGTACTTAACGTGATGGGCAAGTGCAGAAATCTGTACTCAGCAAAACTGCAAAAGTATTGTTTCTTTGTCGATGAACATGTAGGAATAGAACAGAATACATATAAACCCTTAATAATGGAGGAACATATGATATATTTGAAATCCAGTCCATTCTAGTCTTCAAATTGTAGTTAGGAACTTAGTATTATCTCTAATCCGATAATGATGAGCACTATCATTTTATTGCAGAGTTTAGTGGAAGATGTGAAGCTGCAGGCTTATAAAAATTTACATGAGCTGGAATTGTTTAATGAAGGGTCTTTTATAGGCCCGCCAATGCTATTATCAAGTTTGCAAGCAGAGATGTCAAACAATTATACTGTAGGTCAGCAGCATGTCCACACCCCAGTTGCTGATGAAGGTATGCACGCTGATGAGAATTACTTGTTATAGTATTATTCTTGACTTTTGTAACTTCCCGTGTATCTTGATGTATAAAAGCCATCATTTTCTTTTACCAAAATTCAGTGTAATATCCGTGTTTAATAATATGAAGAGATTTATAAGATCATAGCCCAAGAGGCTTCCAGATGTGCATGGTTGTTTCAATCTCAATCAAATTAATTGCTAAATTACTTATGAGGaaattatatttagtttaatCACTGAAAAAAATATGACATTATCAAGGGAAATTTTGGTATTTAGTTCTGTGTTGAGCATCATTACTTGTACCTTTCACGCTTGGTCGTATTCTGAATTTTGTATTTGGTGCGCAGATCAACTGCCAATGCTGCTAGGTTTTGACTACATGAAGGTGGACAATGGTAGTCTACATGAAGTTTTTCCGGAACATGATTGTCATTTGATACAAGCGTTTTCTTCAACAATGAAGGACAGTCTTGAGACAAACAATTTTTGTCATGAATCATATACAGAAGGATATAGTGTAGCTCCCAGTATGTCTCAGGGGTCAGTGTTGGTAACTGGAAGTCTAGCTAATGATGACACCTACCTAGCTCAAATGGCAACATTCCAAGGGAATGGAAATTTTCTTTTTCCAAGCAACCAATCAGACTTTGATTCTACCAATATAGGGTTTTGTGTTTCCAGAAAAGGAAGACCAGGATCAAGGTGGTTCAAGCTTCGCGCTGCCCTGAAATGGGGGATATCAATTAGGCGCGATGCAGCTGCTAAAAAATTAGAAAGGTTTCTTTATTATGATTTCTAAGCTGAGTCCAAACTCCAAAGGGTAGTTCAGTCTTCTGGAAAGTGCATATTTTTTGCAACTTTAGTTTTTTCCCTCTAGCATAAAATGCAAAGAAGGGTTTATGTTCTGTTGTTAATATAGTTTTCATCTTCTAGTCATTACTATTAAAAAGCACACTGTTAGTGTTTGTGCAGTCAACACAGATATTAGGAACCTGATtaaaattaatgttgtaaattCTTTCTTATGTAAATTTACCTCACCAGGGTGTTCCTTATTATATATTCTGTTTCATCTGTATTGTTTTTGCCTGCAATTGTCAAAGCTCTGCATGTTGTAAGAAAATGAAGAACATTCACACATTGGAGCCGAATTGTACCTTATCTTTTGAGTTTTCAAGTATTTGCCTAAACCAAAACACACATATATGCTGTATCCGTATTGTTTAACCAGAACAAACGTATCCGGTATATTCAGCCGGTGTTTGAAATATTTAGTATTGCTTCTCCAAACAATACTCTGTACTCACTTGTTCAGTTTTTGCATGACCAAAAGAATCAAAGATAGTTGGGAGATCTGGACAGGGAATTGTGCAATGTCTTAATCCAGAGAGTAAACTTAACCCACAAGAATGGTATGTTGTTTATTATGAtagtgcccgtttgggaaatcttaaaataagtaacttatgacttaaaatgattaagtgcgaaataagtgataagttgataaatacttataagttctataagtgtttggataaatttacttataagtcagaattttttttacttaaatgaattaaaacaaataattattacatataattatcttagttcatgaatcttaaattagaaaatatttaaaaatttatattttaaaatcaaaactttagaaaaaagtgaaaaaatgaaaataagttggaaaaaagtacgtcactgccaactttcaacttatcagtttataagttgtaaatttagcttataagttgggtcgacaaacactcgtcgataagctGTTAAGGGCTTATAAACCATAAGTGGCAAACAGACCCATAGTTTTGGACTTTGCCTATCCATCACATTTTAATACTAGTTTTGTTCATCTTAAACAGTTCGTGCACGCTATGCCTTGTTACTGTACCAAGTTTATTATGTTAGGCACGTTTGTGTTGTACTATTACTATCATCCAAAtctataaaattttaaaaaatcaagcaCAACTTAATTACATGCCAGAACTagaattaaattaaaattatcttttctctataaattaaaaaaaaaaaaatgagTGAATCCGTTTTGTCTTTTCGCCACAACAAGCGGTAAACAAAAAGATGATAATTGCAAGATCGATAAACTATGTGTTTTAAAGAATAAATTTTACGATTTAACAAATGTCTGTTATGTGGCGTGTCACGATTAGATATCTAAAATGATAAGATATATTTTTTGTGATCATATATTCAATTTTCCAAAAATTTCAACtcatataaataaaaatataaaaatttgcATGATTTATGTAGATTAGGGTCCCATAAATTGATTTGGGCTATGACCCCAAAATTTAAGTCTAATTATTCCAGAAAAATATtctataattaattttaaaaatacaGTAAAAATTGAATTAAACAATTAGTTAAAAAAAGAGAGGGAACATTGAGAAATGGGGCTACTGGGTCCGAAAGAAATGGATCTGGGTTATTTAATTAACTCCCTCCTCCCCATGTTCCTCCTTTCCGAATTTATATCCCCGCCCTTCACCCTAAGCTTACATTAGGGGAGGGggcatacatacatacatatacatacaatttacaaacacatgtatgtatatatatcttaCACATTTTAACTCAAACTAACTGTTTCCAACTGAGGCTTTGCATTTCTTTTCACTACCAGGACCAGGCATGTCTTTCCTTCAATTTCACTTCATATTCTAATTCTatcttttttttatttgttttgtttttgatgTTTTGTTCGTTGCCCATGATTCCGGCTTCTAATGTTGTTACAAAGTTTTGGTCTTTTTTATTCCTTTTGTTGTCCATTTTtgttgaatttttaaatattttagaGTTTTGTTTAGATACTTGGGAGTTGAAAATTGTTACTATAATTTAGGGGTTGAATAGATTTATTGGAAAAGGTTAAATAGGTAACTAACAGAATGTGTACATGATTTTTTTTTGGAATATGAGTATTCAGTGTTCACTTAAGCCTAATTACTTATTAGTGTACTATATTGTTGTACCGATGAACTTGCCGGTAGGCTTATCTTGCTAAAAATGTTAacaattgattatttaattacttgtgtGATGTTACAGTATTCCGAATGTTAAATTTGTTGAAATGCTAAATGTAGAATTTAGAGGAACAAAGGCTGTTAAACATTATTGGACAATAGCAAAACCATGTCCAAAGAACAGCAGAATAGAATAATTAAGAAACTGTGGCAGAATGCAACAGTGATCATGACGTGGCTGAATTCAAGTAAAAAAACATGTTGACAACTTGAAATGGTAAACCTGAAAATATACGATGACCAGGCTACTCGAATTCGAAATTGCAAAGATCTGCCCATATGCTGAACGGAAAATACTGTACATGAAGTGCTTTATTAAATATGTGTAGCTTTAAAGAAGCATGTGATTGGTCTTGTCACACTGTCAGGTTTTTAACCCTAACAAAATACTAATAGGTTAGCAGTGTTGGAATGATGTTGGACAATGAGAGTATTAGTTTGGTTAGCGCTAACCTGGTCTACTGTTTGCTTCATTTGCAGGTTCAGCGTATCGGTTGTGCAGTTCAGCATTGTTTACTAATCGGCTCTTCTTAAATTCACAGAATCAGATGAGAACAGTCTCAATGTGCTTCTCACTTTTTCCAGTTCCCAGATGTAGATTTCATACCTTAGCTGGTTCTTGGTGGGAAAACTTCCACAAGCTAGGTAGGACAGGAGGAAAAGGTTCTAAATTAAATCATCTTCGTTCTAACAACAGTGATCAAGAAGGAGGACATACCAGGAAATATGTTAGGACCGTGACCACAAAGACAGATCTTAAAAGGAAAATCGCCTTGAGCAAAAAATCGGATGTTGTCGGACATGAAACAAAGTACGCAATGACTATATCAAGCGATGAGTTACATACAAACAAAATAGAGATAAGTAAAGTTGAAAGAAAGGACTTTGGCACCCAACAAAAGGTTACCGAGAACAAAGACTTGGTCAAACTGATGACTCTTATCATTTTTGACATTGAAACCACGGGTTTTAGCAGGGAGAATGAAAGAATTATTGAGATTGCACTTCAGGATCTTGTGGGTGGTGAAAATAGCACTTTCCAGACTCTTATAAATCCTGAATGCTATGT from Apium graveolens cultivar Ventura chromosome 5, ASM990537v1, whole genome shotgun sequence includes the following:
- the LOC141724014 gene encoding calmodulin-binding protein 60 B-like codes for the protein MVKRLLGERSEEDSDIPKWELKRRCASATVLRDVMSGISLHEFVPRLEPFFRRIVQEEVNCAIQRFLPSSSRSSISQTESSGTCAWQLYFYSKIPSTLFTSSRVESEDCEPIKVVLVDTSSKQIITSGPMSSMKIEIVALNGDFAASNGEDWTKKEFDACVIRAREGKRPLVTGDLTLTLRDGVADLGNICFTDNSSWIRSRKFRLGARVQGNSTQARVKEAKSEPFIVKDHRGESYKKHHPPSLSDEVWRLERIAKDGAFHRRLASARIFTVEDFCRLYITNPTSLRKVLGGGISNRTWETITEHATRCTVDDKIYLYRGAAGRVLLVFNSIWKAIGAIFDDQNFQNLDKLAPYQMSLVEDVKLQAYKNLHELELFNEGSFIGPPMLLSSLQAEMSNNYTVGQQHVHTPVADEDQLPMLLGFDYMKVDNGSLHEVFPEHDCHLIQAFSSTMKDSLETNNFCHESYTEGYSVAPSMSQGSVLVTGSLANDDTYLAQMATFQGNGNFLFPSNQSDFDSTNIGFCVSRKGRPGSRWFKLRAALKWGISIRRDAAAKKLERFLYYDF
- the LOC141724015 gene encoding exonuclease DPD1, chloroplastic/mitochondrial yields the protein MRTVSMCFSLFPVPRCRFHTLAGSWWENFHKLGRTGGKGSKLNHLRSNNSDQEGGHTRKYVRTVTTKTDLKRKIALSKKSDVVGHETKYAMTISSDELHTNKIEISKVERKDFGTQQKVTENKDLVKLMTLIIFDIETTGFSRENERIIEIALQDLVGGENSTFQTLINPECYVPNAHVHGISTHMVSRPDVPRMKELIPILIEYIQSRQKPGGQVLWIGHNARTFDVPFLIKEFSRCSTEIPEDWLFMDTLPLARELVKSGGPNCPSKTSLQALREHYKIPLVGSAHRAMSDVYSLSLVLQRMTFDLKVPISGLVDRSFKASEISIVKKKKSSK